One window from the genome of Natrinema caseinilyticum encodes:
- a CDS encoding UGSC family (seleno)protein, which produces MSSGTTKQRRDEILSPVGEVQTDDRPIATRLSSLEGTTIGFLDNAKTNADVFLAEVSRILTEEYAVEETVHRSKDNTAIPAGSIASYLATHCDAVVNAYGDCGSCTSWCVYDSVDIEGRGTPVATVNSDEFVRLGQSESRSLGMPGLPILTVEHPMGDVPEDVVHERAADAVDEIVSILTENRERLLEEYDQKYLDAGEEIGDEELYCPL; this is translated from the coding sequence ATGAGTTCTGGTACCACGAAACAACGACGTGACGAAATTCTCAGCCCCGTCGGCGAGGTACAGACCGACGACCGGCCAATCGCGACCAGACTGTCGTCGCTCGAGGGAACCACGATCGGATTCCTCGACAACGCGAAGACGAACGCCGACGTCTTCCTCGCGGAGGTTTCGCGGATCCTTACCGAAGAGTACGCCGTCGAGGAGACCGTTCACCGATCGAAGGACAACACGGCCATCCCCGCCGGGAGTATCGCTTCCTATCTGGCAACGCACTGCGACGCGGTCGTAAACGCGTACGGCGACTGCGGGTCGTGTACCTCGTGGTGCGTCTACGATAGCGTCGACATCGAAGGTCGAGGGACGCCGGTCGCCACCGTGAACAGCGACGAATTCGTCCGCCTCGGCCAGTCGGAAAGTCGCTCGCTCGGAATGCCGGGGCTCCCGATTCTGACGGTCGAACACCCGATGGGCGACGTCCCCGAGGACGTCGTTCACGAACGGGCGGCCGACGCCGTCGACGAAATCGTGTCTATTCTCACCGAGAACAGGGAGCGGTTGCTCGAGGAGTACGATCAGAAGTACCTCGACGCCGGCGAGGAGATCGGCGACGAAGAACTGTACTGCCCACTGTAA